Proteins encoded by one window of Dermochelys coriacea isolate rDerCor1 chromosome 13, rDerCor1.pri.v4, whole genome shotgun sequence:
- the LOC119841745 gene encoding phospholipid transfer protein, which yields MRRAMALCRLLLLGLPWLVAAVTAATPGCKIRITAKGLELVKQEGLRFVEQELEHISIPDLHGKEGQFQYNISGLKVTDLQLALSSLHFQPPQHLAFNINNASISLRFRRQLLYWFFYDIGSINASAEGVNIRTLLKLSMDKAGRLKISNITCNASIARMQTGFTGTLRKVYEFLSTFITTGIRFLLNQQICPALHYAGRVELNSLLDTVSVRSPVDEHISIDYSLLSHPVVSPDTLDLDFKGMFYYQRNETLVNQAVAPVIKETERMVYVAFSEYFFNSAMDAYYQAGVLSKEIAGEEVPKDLEVLLRATFFGSIIMLSPAVVDAPLKLVLQVSAPPLWTIKPAGTSVSVAAVLNISLVPVDHPAIQLSSMTMDTKLSAKVSLQGKALQVQLDLRRFRIYSKQSALESLALFPLQAPLKTLLQLVIMPILNERTKKGVPIPLPEGMDFTKEIVVSHVGFITVGADLHFSKGLREVIEKYQPAQASRPPSPGPTTTAEL from the exons ATGAGACGTGCCATGGCTCTGTGCAGGCTCCTGCTCCTCGGGCTGCCCTGGCTGGTCGCTGCAGTGACAGCTGCTACCCCTGGGTGCAAGATCCGGATCACCGCCAAGGGCCTGGAGCTGG TGAAGCAGGAAGGGCTGCGCTTtgtggagcaggagctggagcacatCAGCATCCCTGACCTGCATGGGAAGGAAGGACAGTTCCAGTACAACATCAGTGG GCTGAAGGTGACGGATCTGCAGCTGGCACTCTCCAGCCTGCACTTCCAGCCCCCGCAGCACCTTGCCTTCAACATCAACAATGCCTCCATCAGCCTCCGCTTCCGGCGCCAGCTGCTCTACTGGTTCTT CTACGATATTGGCTCCATCAACGCCTCTGCCGAAGGTGTCAACATCCGCACCCTGCTGAAGCTGTCCATGGACAAGGCCGGGCGCCTCAAGATTTCTAACATCACCTGTAATGCCTCCATTGCCAGGATGCAGACTGGCTTCACGGGCACACTCAG GAAGGTCTATGAATTCCTGTCTACCTTCATCACCACAGGGATACGCTTCCTTCTCAACCAGCAG ATCTGCCCCGCACTGCATTACGCGGGGCGTGTGGAGCTGAACTCGCTGCTGGACACCGTGTCGG TGCGCAGCCCGGTGGATGAGCACATCAGCATCGATTACTCTCTCCTCAGCCACCCCGTCGTCTCCCCCGACACCCTCGATCTGGACTTCAAG GGCATGTTCTACTACCAGAGGAATGAGACGCTGGTGAACCAGGCAGTGGCACCAGTGATCAAGGAGACGGAGCGCATGGTCTACGTGGCTTTCTCCGAGTACTTCTTCAACTCTGCCATGGATGCCTATTACCAGGCGGGGGTGCTGAGCAAGGAGattgcaggggaggag GTGCCCAAGGACCTGGAGGTTTTGCTGAGAGCCACATTCTTCGGAAGCATCATCATGCTG AGCCCCGCTGTGGTGGATGCGCCCCTGAAGCTGGTGCTGCAAGTGTCGGCTCCTCCACTCTGGACAATCAAACCCGCGGGCACCTCCGTCTCTGTCGCTGCCGTCCTGAACATCTCCCTGGTGCCCGTCGACCACCCTGCCATCCAGCTCTCCAGCATGACCATG GATACCAAGCTGAGTGCCAAGGTGTCTTTGCAAGGGAAAGCGCTGCAGGTGCAGTTGGATCTGAGAAG GTTTCGGATCTACTCCAAGCAGTCCGCACTGGAGTCCCTGGCG ctgtTCCCACTGCAGGCTCCCCTGAAGACACTGCTGCAGTTGGTGATCATGCCCATCCTCAATG agAGGACAAAGAAGGGCGTCCCgatccccctgcctgagggcatGGACTTCACCAAGGAGATAGTCGTGAGTCATGTG GGTTTCATCACTGTGGGGGCAGATCTCCATTTCTCTAAGGGACTGCGGGAGGTGATTGAGAAATACCAGCCTGCTCAGGCCAGCCGCCCACCAAGCCCAGGGCCAACAACCACAGCTGAGCTCTAA